In Spirochaetota bacterium, the genomic stretch CGATGGCAGGTGCAAGTTCCAGGAATATTTCGAACGGCGCTATGATGAAGAGCTGCAGCCCGACCGGTATGCGCAGGCCGACGCCGATATTCGCATAGCTGGATGCGAAAGAGAAGCTCCCGTACACGCCAGGACCGATGTAGAGGCACAGGTCGACCGTGCCGCTCGCGAGCGTCGTCTTAAAGAGCCACCAGTCGGCGGTCACACCGAGGTTAAAGCCGGCAGCTCCGAAATTGAACGCAACACCGAACATGGGCGGGAAACCCGGAAGCTTGAACATGAACGCCGGACCATAGCCGGTATTGCCGACGCCGCCGGAGCCGAGGAGATAATCCCCGCGGAATCCGATGCCGAGTGAAAGCCCTTCCATGCTGCTGTGCGCCGCAAAAGCACCGGCAGACATGCTGACGGCGAATGCGACCGTGAGAAATAGCTTTTTCATGAAAACTCCTTTAAATATTCATTGTCCGGTTATTATATAAAATGAGATGCGATTGTCAATGCAAAACAGCCG encodes the following:
- a CDS encoding DUF3996 domain-containing protein: MKKLFLTVAFAVSMSAGAFAAHSSMEGLSLGIGFRGDYLLGSGGVGNTGYGPAFMFKLPGFPPMFGVAFNFGAAGFNLGVTADWWLFKTTLASGTVDLCLYIGPGVYGSFSFASSYANIGVGLRIPVGLQLFIIAPFEIFLELAPAIGVGGIGNTIYFPAWGVQGNLGFRFWF